The following are encoded in a window of Hyalangium minutum genomic DNA:
- a CDS encoding 3-phosphoglycerate dehydrogenase family protein — protein sequence MRVLVADEFPKVHLESLRGLGLTVDFRPGLKGDALAEAAKDVSILVVRSTEVPAKVFEVAKGLSLVIRAGAGVNTIDVKAASAHGVFVANCPGQNAIAVAELTFGLMLAVDRHIPDNVAALRQGAWNKKRFSQARGLYGRTVGIVGLGAIGAAVAERALAFGMRVVGYSRSLSAERAKALGIERAESLLALARQSEVLTVHVPASSETKGLVSRQVLAALPDGAVFINTSRADVVDNEALLEEARRGRISVATDVFPDEPKGGEASFHSELGKLPHVYGTHHIGASTEQAQDAIARETVRLVDRFLNEGVVPNCVNIAEKTPARYQLIVRHHDRVGVLANVLDAVRQAGINAQEIENTIFEGAQAACCKIQLDSKPPEEMLERIRARAEEIIFVDLVELRA from the coding sequence ATGCGCGTCCTGGTCGCTGACGAGTTTCCCAAGGTCCACCTGGAGTCCCTGCGGGGGCTGGGGCTGACGGTCGATTTCCGCCCCGGCCTCAAGGGGGATGCGCTGGCGGAGGCCGCCAAGGATGTCTCCATCCTCGTGGTGCGCAGCACGGAGGTGCCCGCCAAGGTGTTCGAGGTGGCCAAGGGCCTGTCCCTCGTCATCCGCGCCGGAGCGGGGGTGAACACCATCGATGTGAAGGCGGCCAGCGCCCACGGTGTCTTCGTGGCCAACTGCCCTGGGCAGAACGCCATCGCTGTGGCGGAGCTGACGTTCGGGCTGATGCTGGCGGTGGATCGCCACATCCCGGACAACGTGGCGGCGCTGCGCCAGGGTGCTTGGAACAAGAAGCGCTTCTCCCAGGCCCGAGGGCTCTATGGGCGAACAGTGGGGATTGTGGGCCTGGGCGCCATTGGCGCGGCGGTGGCGGAGCGGGCGCTGGCCTTTGGCATGAGGGTGGTGGGGTACTCGCGCTCGCTGTCCGCCGAGCGGGCCAAGGCGCTGGGCATCGAGCGCGCCGAGAGCCTGCTGGCCCTGGCGCGGCAGAGCGAGGTGCTCACCGTGCACGTGCCTGCCTCGTCCGAGACGAAGGGCCTGGTGTCGCGGCAAGTGCTGGCGGCGCTCCCGGACGGCGCGGTCTTCATCAACACGAGCCGCGCGGACGTGGTGGACAACGAAGCGCTGCTGGAGGAGGCCCGGCGAGGCCGCATCTCCGTGGCCACGGACGTGTTCCCCGACGAGCCCAAGGGCGGCGAGGCCTCCTTCCACAGCGAGCTGGGCAAGCTGCCCCACGTCTACGGCACGCACCACATCGGCGCCTCCACGGAGCAGGCGCAAGACGCGATCGCCCGAGAGACGGTGCGGCTGGTGGATCGGTTCCTCAATGAGGGCGTGGTGCCCAACTGCGTGAACATCGCGGAGAAGACGCCAGCGCGGTACCAGCTCATCGTGCGTCACCACGATCGGGTGGGCGTGCTGGCCAACGTGCTGGACGCCGTGCGCCAGGCGGGCATCAACGCGCAGGAGATCGAGAACACGATCTTCGAGGGCGCCCAGGCGGCGTGCTGCAAGATCCAGCTCGACTCCAAGCCACCCGAGGAGATGTTGGAGCGCATCCGCGCGCGCGCCGAGGAGATCATCTTCGTGGACCTGGTCGAGCTGCGGGCCTGA